The following are from one region of the Stigmatella ashevillena genome:
- a CDS encoding XkdF-like putative serine protease domain-containing protein, with amino-acid sequence MGDALSKALARARHVLESSLQGGEPVEKTIWGSPAGKKRLAKRLVAMLPAHKTYVEPFAGSAAVLFEKAASDVEAINDADTEIADAYRLLQKLTPADLAKLKKLPWVGDEKTFKSLFDAKPKGDLERLHRFLYLTHFSYGKLRGRSFSPSSAGIEAKTLARIEQFAPRLKHVKVYGGDYERVVRKYDGKDTVFFLDPPYPGYNVDVGEGQFDEERFYGVLKSLKGRWLMTYGIRGKLPGMLKGSGFLVKRIRTPRTIAAMRGVGGSSVLTQLLVSNYQPAAKALEGGPDFTVDDWQPEKSPDTASFLATKPLLKGVEPEDERYVLGVVLEPETVDAQGDLYSAAEIRQAAHRFMEEFGGLGLMHQMRVNGHVKVLESYLAPVDFNLGEVPVRKGTWLLAVRVLSDELWGRVKDGQLTGFSIGGTARRLPESSPTTEPPPSDTPAADSQPEAA; translated from the coding sequence ATGGGTGACGCCCTCTCGAAGGCTCTCGCCCGCGCACGGCACGTCCTGGAGTCCTCCCTCCAGGGCGGTGAACCGGTGGAGAAAACCATCTGGGGCAGCCCCGCGGGCAAGAAGCGCCTGGCCAAGCGTCTGGTGGCCATGCTGCCAGCGCACAAGACGTATGTGGAGCCCTTCGCTGGCAGCGCCGCCGTCCTCTTCGAGAAGGCTGCCTCGGACGTCGAAGCCATCAACGACGCGGACACCGAAATCGCCGACGCCTACCGCCTCCTCCAGAAGCTGACGCCTGCGGACCTGGCCAAGCTGAAGAAGCTGCCATGGGTGGGCGACGAGAAGACGTTCAAGAGCCTCTTCGACGCTAAGCCCAAGGGCGACCTAGAGCGCCTGCACCGCTTCCTCTACCTGACGCACTTCTCCTACGGGAAGCTGCGCGGTCGCAGCTTCAGCCCCAGCAGCGCGGGCATCGAGGCGAAGACGCTCGCCCGCATCGAGCAGTTCGCCCCGCGCCTGAAGCACGTGAAGGTGTACGGCGGCGACTACGAGCGCGTGGTGCGCAAGTACGACGGGAAGGACACCGTCTTCTTCTTGGACCCGCCCTATCCTGGCTACAACGTTGACGTCGGCGAGGGCCAATTCGACGAGGAGCGCTTCTACGGCGTCCTCAAGTCGCTCAAGGGCCGCTGGCTCATGACGTATGGCATCCGGGGGAAGTTGCCCGGGATGCTGAAGGGTTCCGGCTTCCTTGTGAAGCGGATCCGCACCCCTCGCACCATTGCCGCCATGCGCGGCGTGGGCGGCTCCTCCGTGCTGACGCAGCTCCTCGTCTCCAACTACCAGCCCGCCGCGAAGGCGCTGGAGGGCGGCCCGGACTTCACGGTGGACGACTGGCAACCGGAGAAGTCGCCCGACACCGCCTCCTTCCTCGCGACAAAGCCGCTCCTCAAGGGCGTCGAGCCCGAAGACGAGCGGTACGTCTTGGGTGTCGTCCTGGAGCCGGAGACGGTGGACGCCCAGGGAGACCTCTACTCCGCCGCGGAGATTCGCCAGGCCGCGCACCGCTTCATGGAGGAATTCGGGGGCCTCGGCCTCATGCACCAGATGCGCGTCAACGGGCACGTGAAGGTGCTGGAGAGCTATCTGGCCCCCGTCGACTTCAACCTGGGCGAGGTGCCGGTGCGCAAGGGCACTTGGCTGCTCGCCGTGCGCGTCCTCTCCGACGAACTCTGGGGCCGGGTGAAGGACGGGCAACTGACGGGCTTCAGCATTGGCGGCACCGCTCGCCGCCTCCCCGAGTCCTCGCCGACCACCGAGCCGCCCCCTTCCGACACACCTGCCGCTGACTCCCAGCCGGAGGCCGCATGA
- a CDS encoding phage portal protein, whose product MTVTAEVHQAEERLQSILKAVVVGARVDEPASRPGGEDALAFSEAGALQPPYEPEALCLLVEHSNSLRQNVDAYSTNIDGFGFRFEPAIDFDADGAQEKVADAMALERAAAHDAGTLPPGTPLRPMAEEVAAHAEEVRQQARVEKARLESFFDFCCFDSSFVELRRRTRHDLEVTGNAYWEVLRDGKGDIARFVYVPSYTVRLLPLDKEAVEVRERIRISAVSFDTVSTRRRLRRYIQVQGSERMYFKSFGDSRVISRLTGRVFPDVTTLKAADSSDGPATELIHFAIHSPRSPYGIPRWVGTLLSVLGSRQMEEVNYLYFNNKSVPPLALLVSGGRLSDASVPRIERFIEENLKGKANFHKILILEADGAGTGDGGRAKIELRPLTDAQQQDALFQQYDQRNIDKVGSSFRLPPLLRGDGRDFNRSVAEAQLRFAEDQVFQPERDEFDFLLNRKVLADMGVRFWRFRSQTTATRDPERMTEMVERLVRVGVLTPEEGRQLAGDIFHREFRKIADDWVRRPLTLTLAGIQTGTSDLTPQKDKDSLLGEAKRLLGLREELRAEEERLAQGRLALARRYMDTEHVPVPREEVDTWFSGQPT is encoded by the coding sequence GTGACGGTGACCGCCGAAGTCCACCAGGCCGAGGAGCGCCTCCAGTCCATCCTGAAGGCGGTGGTGGTGGGCGCCCGCGTCGACGAGCCCGCCAGCCGCCCCGGAGGCGAGGACGCCTTGGCCTTCAGCGAGGCGGGTGCCCTCCAGCCACCGTATGAGCCAGAGGCCCTCTGCCTCCTCGTCGAGCACTCCAACTCGTTGAGGCAGAACGTCGACGCCTACTCGACGAACATCGACGGCTTCGGCTTCCGCTTCGAGCCTGCCATCGACTTCGACGCCGACGGGGCGCAGGAGAAGGTGGCCGACGCCATGGCCCTGGAGCGCGCCGCCGCCCATGATGCGGGCACGCTGCCTCCAGGCACACCCCTACGTCCCATGGCTGAGGAAGTCGCTGCTCACGCGGAGGAGGTGCGTCAGCAGGCCCGGGTGGAGAAGGCCCGCCTGGAGTCCTTCTTCGACTTCTGCTGCTTCGACTCCAGTTTCGTCGAGCTCCGCCGCCGCACCCGCCACGACCTCGAGGTGACGGGCAATGCGTACTGGGAGGTGCTGCGCGACGGAAAGGGCGATATCGCCCGCTTCGTCTACGTCCCCTCCTACACCGTGCGCCTCCTCCCTCTGGACAAGGAGGCCGTCGAGGTGCGCGAGCGCATCCGCATCTCCGCCGTCAGCTTCGACACGGTGAGCACCCGTCGGCGCCTGCGCCGCTACATTCAGGTGCAGGGTAGCGAGCGGATGTACTTCAAGTCCTTCGGAGATTCGCGCGTCATCTCCCGCCTCACCGGCCGCGTCTTCCCAGATGTCACCACCCTCAAGGCCGCGGACTCCTCGGACGGCCCCGCCACGGAACTCATCCACTTCGCCATCCATTCGCCGCGCTCTCCCTACGGCATTCCGCGCTGGGTGGGCACCCTGCTGTCCGTCCTCGGCTCTCGGCAGATGGAGGAGGTCAACTACCTCTACTTCAACAACAAGTCCGTCCCGCCCCTCGCGCTGCTCGTCTCCGGAGGGAGGCTCTCGGATGCCTCGGTGCCGCGCATCGAGCGCTTCATCGAAGAAAATTTGAAGGGCAAAGCCAACTTTCACAAAATCCTCATCCTCGAAGCGGACGGCGCCGGCACCGGCGACGGAGGCCGCGCGAAGATTGAACTGCGCCCCCTGACGGACGCCCAGCAGCAGGACGCCCTCTTCCAGCAGTACGACCAGCGCAACATCGACAAGGTGGGCAGCTCCTTCCGCCTGCCGCCGCTGCTGCGCGGCGACGGACGGGACTTCAACCGCTCGGTGGCGGAGGCGCAGTTGCGCTTCGCTGAGGACCAGGTGTTTCAACCTGAGCGCGACGAGTTCGACTTCCTCCTCAATCGCAAGGTGCTCGCGGACATGGGCGTGCGCTTCTGGCGCTTCCGCAGCCAGACGACTGCTACCCGCGACCCGGAGCGCATGACGGAGATGGTGGAGCGCCTGGTTCGCGTGGGTGTGCTGACCCCCGAAGAGGGCCGCCAGTTGGCCGGCGACATCTTCCACCGGGAGTTCCGCAAGATTGCGGATGATTGGGTCCGGCGCCCCCTCACACTCACGTTGGCGGGCATCCAAACCGGTACCAGCGATTTGACGCCTCAGAAGGACAAGGACTCGTTGCTGGGCGAGGCCAAGCGCCTCTTGGGGCTGAGAGAAGAGCTTCGGGCCGAGGAGGAGCGCCTGGCCCAAGGACGCCTGGCGCTGGCTCGCCGCTACATGGACACCGAGCACGTCCCCGTCCCCCGCGAGGAGGTCGACACCTGGTTCTCGGGGCAACCCACATGA
- a CDS encoding DUF6294 family protein → MRNFKKIVSGVVCTVGLLAGAEPPAEVRTKVFELPPEQGGTQFRGQGLEVGDCVMFRAGHQRDPAKLTLHSDGRIHFDAVVRSEDSNDEFYIQFAAYDRNGHFLFKYYPAQSPTMPRSSDMGWHIRNGKFDPVFFESVEKITWSSSGCH, encoded by the coding sequence ATGCGGAACTTCAAGAAAATCGTGTCTGGCGTTGTCTGCACGGTGGGCCTCCTCGCGGGCGCGGAGCCCCCTGCGGAGGTTCGCACCAAGGTGTTCGAGCTCCCGCCCGAGCAGGGTGGCACGCAGTTTCGGGGCCAGGGTCTCGAAGTCGGTGACTGCGTGATGTTCCGCGCGGGGCACCAGCGTGACCCTGCGAAGCTGACGCTGCACAGCGACGGCCGAATCCACTTCGACGCCGTCGTAAGAAGCGAGGACAGCAATGACGAATTCTACATCCAGTTCGCGGCGTACGACCGCAATGGCCACTTCCTCTTCAAGTACTACCCGGCGCAGTCGCCCACCATGCCCCGGAGCAGTGACATGGGGTGGCACATCCGTAACGGGAAGTTCGATCCGGTCTTCTTCGAGTCGGTGGAGAAGATCACTTGGTCGTCCTCTGGGTGCCACTGA
- a CDS encoding terminase — MTLSIVKRTEDDLTQWLATESGFISGLCHYDSEPVVLEPYQQALLDNRSRFRWVAKSRQVGFSFLFALEALARCHLRDGHTAVFVSYNLSDAVEKVLIARQVYEELPLAYQKKLVTDAKTELAFESNAKGRRLSRIISVPSKPPRGKRGDAYLDELAHYINDREVYTGSTALILRSHGQLTGCSTPLGRRGIFWEIASQELRKYPHHTRQQVPWWLCRFFSLDVRRAAVEAPLMSTEERVVRFGRPVLVEQFDSLPQEDFQQEFECLLRRRVVLLPPVRTHSPVHHRRTTTGPGRLRCACAPGAPGGRLRRGTHSRQVRAGRLRGGGGPLHLPHAA; from the coding sequence GTGACGCTCAGCATCGTCAAACGCACCGAGGACGACCTCACCCAGTGGCTGGCCACCGAGTCGGGCTTCATCAGCGGCCTCTGCCACTACGACAGCGAGCCGGTGGTGCTGGAGCCCTACCAGCAGGCCCTGCTCGACAACCGCTCCCGCTTCCGTTGGGTGGCGAAGAGCCGCCAGGTGGGCTTCTCCTTCCTCTTCGCCCTCGAGGCCCTGGCGCGGTGCCACCTGCGCGACGGCCACACGGCGGTGTTCGTCTCGTACAACCTCAGCGATGCAGTGGAGAAGGTGCTCATCGCCCGGCAGGTGTACGAGGAGCTGCCGCTCGCCTATCAGAAGAAGCTCGTCACCGACGCGAAGACGGAGCTGGCCTTCGAGTCCAATGCCAAGGGCCGACGCCTCTCGCGCATCATCTCCGTGCCCTCCAAGCCACCTCGCGGCAAGCGCGGCGACGCGTACCTCGACGAGCTGGCGCATTACATTAACGACCGCGAGGTCTACACCGGCAGCACCGCACTCATCCTGCGCTCTCACGGGCAGCTCACGGGCTGCAGCACGCCACTAGGTCGGCGCGGCATCTTCTGGGAGATCGCCTCGCAGGAGCTGCGCAAGTACCCGCACCACACGCGCCAACAGGTTCCCTGGTGGCTGTGCCGATTCTTCTCCCTCGATGTGAGGCGCGCTGCGGTGGAAGCCCCCCTCATGTCCACCGAGGAGCGCGTCGTTCGCTTCGGGCGCCCCGTCCTCGTCGAGCAATTCGACTCCCTGCCCCAGGAGGACTTCCAGCAGGAGTTCGAGTGCCTTTTACGTCGACGAGTCGTACTCCTTCCTCCCGTACGAACTCATTCTCCCGTGCACCACCGACGAACTACCACTGGCCCAGGACGCCTCCGATGTGCCTGTGCCCCAGGGGCGCCTGGTGGCAGGCTTCGACGTGGGACGCACTCGCGACAGGTCCGAGCTGGCCGTCTTCGAGGAGGTGGCGGGCCGCTTCACCTGCCGCATGCTGCGTAG
- a CDS encoding tyrosine-type recombinase/integrase: MSAYAAVARPPRTLTEKEVNLLLRVTGQHRDGFRDHCLYSLALASGLREHELVALNIGDIFNERGRARRHVTLTVFKGSRRHPRPQEVVLSDTVRAKLEKLLRLKRSQGHDVGPLAPLFLSRKGMRLSTRQVRHGFTVWQERAGLERHLNFHCTRHTACTGVYRRTKDIRLTQRFARQLSIHSTVIYTHASDDELVSVTQELPC; encoded by the coding sequence ATGTCTGCCTATGCCGCTGTTGCCCGCCCACCGCGTACCCTCACGGAGAAGGAGGTGAACCTCCTTTTGCGCGTCACGGGGCAACACCGGGACGGATTCCGAGACCACTGCCTGTACAGCCTCGCGCTGGCCTCGGGCCTGCGAGAGCACGAGTTGGTCGCCCTCAACATCGGCGACATCTTCAACGAGCGTGGGCGAGCCCGTCGGCACGTGACGTTGACTGTCTTTAAGGGCAGCCGCCGGCACCCGCGCCCCCAGGAAGTCGTCCTCTCGGACACGGTGCGCGCGAAGCTGGAGAAGCTCCTGCGCCTGAAGCGCTCGCAGGGGCACGACGTGGGGCCCCTGGCGCCGCTCTTCCTGAGCCGCAAGGGCATGCGCTTGTCCACGCGGCAGGTGCGCCACGGCTTCACGGTGTGGCAGGAGCGCGCGGGGCTGGAGCGGCACCTGAACTTCCACTGCACCCGCCACACCGCGTGCACCGGGGTGTACCGGAGGACGAAGGACATCCGCCTCACCCAGCGCTTCGCGCGCCAGCTCAGCATCCACTCCACCGTCATCTACACGCACGCCTCGGACGACGAGCTGGTGAGCGTGACGCAAGAGTTGCCCTGCTGA
- a CDS encoding phage terminase large subunit family protein, with product MAGRFTCRMLRSFEGVPFAEQEGHLRRLLSVLPVARLSVDKSGIGMNLAENLARDFPQVVAENFTNDSKERWATDFKILLQRRDVTLPRERELVGQIHSIKRRVLPSGKVSFDAERTNRGHADKFWAVVLACQQERGPERRGSGEIGVRVIG from the coding sequence GTGGCGGGCCGCTTCACCTGCCGCATGCTGCGTAGTTTCGAAGGCGTGCCCTTTGCCGAGCAGGAGGGACACCTCAGGCGTCTGCTGTCCGTGCTTCCTGTAGCGCGCCTGTCCGTCGACAAGAGCGGAATCGGCATGAACCTCGCCGAGAACCTCGCTCGTGACTTCCCTCAGGTGGTGGCAGAGAACTTCACGAACGACTCCAAAGAGAGATGGGCGACCGACTTCAAGATTCTCCTGCAGCGCCGTGACGTCACCTTGCCGCGAGAGCGTGAGCTCGTCGGGCAGATTCACTCTATCAAGAGGCGCGTGTTGCCCTCGGGGAAGGTGTCCTTCGACGCTGAGCGCACCAACCGCGGGCACGCGGACAAGTTCTGGGCCGTGGTCCTTGCCTGCCAGCAGGAGCGCGGACCGGAGCGACGAGGAAGCGGGGAGATCGGAGTGCGGGTTATTGGCTAA
- a CDS encoding phage major capsid protein, translated as MSRLDNSTLLAKADLALADLTAGGGILQPAQAQKFMRLLIKQSVLLQQCTVVPMAAPKQQFSKLKFGNRILRPGQEATAVPAAQRVKPDLSQVELDAKLFKGEVRLSDEVLEDSIERGELRQTLMEMLADAISRDMEEILVNGDTASADPFLATMDGVLKQATSNVVDAAGAPISKNVLGDLLKSLPSEHLRDKSSMGFLLPASTRTWTTAARWRRGPRLSATSSSRVMRPSSTRASRCGPFLSGRRTSARRMTARPSSCATRRTSTSASGGRFASSLRATSPKAR; from the coding sequence ATGAGTCGTCTCGACAACAGCACCCTCTTGGCCAAGGCGGATCTGGCCCTCGCCGACCTCACGGCAGGCGGCGGCATCCTCCAGCCTGCACAGGCGCAGAAGTTCATGCGCCTCCTCATCAAGCAATCCGTCCTGCTGCAGCAGTGCACCGTCGTCCCCATGGCGGCGCCCAAGCAGCAGTTCAGCAAGTTGAAATTCGGCAACCGAATCTTGCGCCCAGGCCAGGAGGCCACCGCCGTCCCCGCCGCCCAGCGCGTGAAGCCCGACCTCTCCCAGGTAGAGCTGGACGCCAAGCTCTTCAAGGGCGAAGTCAGGCTCAGCGACGAAGTGCTCGAAGACAGCATCGAGCGCGGCGAGCTGCGGCAGACGCTCATGGAGATGCTCGCGGACGCCATCTCCAGGGACATGGAGGAGATCCTCGTCAACGGGGACACGGCCTCGGCGGACCCTTTCCTCGCCACGATGGATGGCGTGCTGAAGCAGGCCACCAGCAACGTCGTCGACGCGGCTGGCGCCCCCATCTCCAAGAACGTCCTGGGCGACCTGCTCAAGTCGCTGCCCTCGGAGCACCTGCGCGACAAGAGCAGCATGGGGTTCCTCTTACCAGCGTCGACGCGGACTTGGACTACCGCAGCACGCTGGCGGAGAGGGCCACGGCTGTCGGCGACAAGTTCCTCGAGGGTGATGCGCCCGTCCTCTACTCGGGCGTCCCGGTGCGGCCCATTCCTCTCTGGCCGGAGAACCTCGGCGCGACGAATGACCGCACGGCCATCCTCCTGTGCAACCCGAAGAACATCCACGTCGGCATCTGGCGGCAGATTCGCATCGAGTCTGCGCGCGACATCTCCGAAGGCACGCTGA
- a CDS encoding head morphogenesis protein, producing MCTAPVDSLLILHEARAVADTLLWDVLRLPVTKALDVGTTAGMDRAVALLAARLRRAVGRADVDAMREAVAVLDVDWRKTTAAQRRRLVAQSLEAAGRRTAIIPSRIQAPFGDAAQEVVASTRSHARREQGLALAARFNAIDRRVAQHIVRTQGNFVRDEYGRRLDAFGEEARRLVAEGLEAGLGRSDIAESLERAARGALIERAPFYWEVVASHFIGQGRSFSQMSSYAEAGIRRYRIEAVLDEATTQVCRFLHGKTFAVADALQRFERVESLERPEDVKQELPWVRECLDADTGRALLYVNRGGQQTRLAEVLRSAADTRDDVGEFRALASDRQLADAGVGFPPFHALCRTATLAVV from the coding sequence GTGTGCACGGCCCCCGTTGACAGCCTCCTCATCCTGCACGAAGCGCGGGCGGTGGCGGACACCCTCCTTTGGGACGTCCTGCGGCTGCCGGTGACCAAGGCCCTCGACGTCGGCACCACCGCCGGCATGGACCGCGCCGTGGCCCTGCTCGCCGCGCGTCTTCGCCGCGCCGTCGGGCGCGCGGACGTGGACGCCATGCGGGAGGCGGTGGCCGTCCTTGACGTGGACTGGAGGAAGACGACGGCGGCCCAGCGCAGGCGTCTCGTCGCCCAGTCCCTGGAGGCCGCGGGCCGGCGGACAGCCATCATCCCTTCCCGCATCCAGGCGCCCTTCGGCGACGCAGCCCAGGAGGTGGTGGCGTCCACTCGCAGCCATGCCCGCCGCGAGCAGGGCCTCGCCCTCGCCGCCCGCTTCAACGCCATTGACAGGCGCGTGGCCCAGCACATCGTCCGCACCCAGGGCAACTTCGTCCGGGACGAGTACGGGCGCCGGCTGGACGCCTTCGGCGAGGAGGCCCGGCGGCTCGTGGCCGAGGGGCTGGAGGCCGGACTCGGGCGAAGCGACATCGCCGAGTCCTTGGAGCGGGCCGCACGCGGCGCGCTCATCGAGCGAGCGCCCTTCTACTGGGAGGTGGTGGCAAGCCACTTCATCGGCCAGGGGCGCTCCTTCAGTCAGATGAGCAGCTACGCCGAGGCCGGCATCCGCCGCTACCGCATCGAGGCCGTCCTCGACGAGGCCACCACCCAGGTGTGCCGCTTCCTCCACGGCAAGACGTTCGCCGTGGCGGATGCCCTCCAGCGCTTCGAGCGTGTCGAGTCACTCGAGCGGCCGGAGGACGTGAAGCAGGAGCTGCCCTGGGTGAGGGAGTGCCTCGACGCGGACACTGGGCGTGCGCTCCTCTACGTCAACCGAGGTGGCCAACAGACGCGCCTGGCCGAGGTGCTCCGCTCCGCCGCCGACACCCGTGACGACGTCGGCGAGTTCCGCGCGCTCGCTTCGGACAGGCAGCTTGCGGACGCGGGCGTGGGCTTCCCTCCTTTCCACGCCCTCTGCCGCACCGCGACACTGGCCGTCGTGTGA